One Triticum dicoccoides isolate Atlit2015 ecotype Zavitan chromosome 5B, WEW_v2.0, whole genome shotgun sequence genomic window carries:
- the LOC119308730 gene encoding alpha-galactosidase-like — MARTAAPLFPFFFLLLSSTSPAAAQKNRLGRTPQMGWNSWNHFGCKIDEVIIRKIADAMVDTGLAKLGYEYVNLDDCWAAHDRDSQGNLAANGTTFPSGMRALADYVHGKGLKLGVYGDAGLRTCSRIQPGSLGYEDQDARTLAAWGFQRRRKTDFSKLLCYNCNNQNISPLTRYNRMSEALMNSGRDVFFSLCEWGVDDPATWAGSFANSWRTTEDIKNTWESMTDNADKNDKWAPYAGPGGWNDPDMLEVGNGGMTIEENRCHFSIWALVKAPLIIGCDVSSMSPETKDILSNQNVIAVNQDKLGVQGRKVQQDGELEVWAGRLSRGRVALVLWNRGPAEASITASWSNIGLNQSAVVDAHDLWTDEVTSSVQGNLTNKMDSHACKMYVLTPK, encoded by the exons ATGGCCAGAACGGCGGCACCcttgttccccttcttcttcctcctcctgtcgtcgacatcgccggcggcggccCAGAAGAATCGCCTTGGCCGGACTCCCCAGATGGG GTGGAATAGCTGGAACCACTTCGGCTGCAAGATAGACGAGGTGATAATCCGAAAAATAG CTGATGCCATGGTGGATACTGGTCTTGCGAAACTGGGGTATGAGTATGTCAACTTAG ACGACTGTTGGGCAGCTCATGACAGAGACTCCCAG GGCAATCTAGCTGCAAATGGAACAACATTTCCATCAGGAATGAGGGCCTTAGCAGATTATGTGCACGGGAAAGGGCTCAAACTCGGAGTCTACGGCGATGCAGG ACTGCGAACTTGCAGCAGGATACAGCCCGGTTCGCTAGGATACGAAGACCAAGATGCGAGAACTTTGGCAGCTTGG GGATTCCAAAGGAGGAGAAAAACTGATTTTTCTAAATTGTTGTGTTACAACTGCAACAACCAAAACATCAGCCCACTAACAAG ATATAACAGGATGAGTGAAGCCCTTATGAATTCTGGAAGGGACGTTTTCTTCTCCCTTTGCGAATG GGGTGTGGATGATCCAGCGACATGGGCAGGCAGCTTTGCAAACAGCTGGAGGACAACAGAAGACATCAAGAACACATGGGAAAG CATGACGGACAACGCTGACAAGAACGACAAGTGGGCACCTTATGCAGGGCCTGGTGGATGGAATG ACCCAGACATGCTGGAAGTAGGAAACGGGGGGATGACAATAGAAGAGAACCGTTGTCATTTCAGCATATGGGCTCTAGTCAAG GCTCCTCTGATAATTGGCTGCGATGTCAGCTCAATGAGCCCTGAAACCAAGGACATCCTCAGCAATCAGAATGTTATTGCAGTTAATCAAG ACAAACTTGGGGTACAAGGGCGCAAAGTGCAACAAGATGGAGAACTAGAA GTTTGGGCTGGTCGCTTAAGTCGAGGGAGAGTTGCTCTTGTGCTGTGGAACAGAGGGCCTGCTGAAGCATCTATTACTGCTAGTTGGAGCAACATTGGTCTAAACCAATCAGCTGTTGTAGATGCTCATGATCTGTGGACA GATGAGGTTACATCATCAGTGCAAGGAAACCTGACGAACAAGATGGATTCTCATGCTTGCAAGATGTATGTGCTGACCCCAAAATAG
- the LOC119308729 gene encoding AP2-associated protein kinase 1-like → MWRPFRQLMPKEHSGPSGGLEGRTIDVGNVKVHVREAIAEGGFSCVYLARDLTNPAKKYALKHVIAQDKESLDLVQKEITVMRALKGHPNVVTLVAHAIMDMGRGREALLLMEFCERSLVSALDTRGTAGFYDEEQVALIFRDVCNAVFAMHCQTPPVAHRDLKAENVLLGADGAWKLCDFGSVSTNHKCFDKPEERGIEEDVIRKHTTPAYRAPEMWDLYRREVISEKVDIWALGCLMYRICYLKSAFGLESKLQILNGNYRIPELPKYCSSITSLIEEMLQSSPDARPDITQVWFRVNELLPLELQKDLPDGSPSGSAFELQTTEDEGPSSSRSRDNVRNTPPKGPSILRSQVPAESKGSAGAFWSTQHAQELAFADDKGSVLDQEPIHDGIAKQPQAKNQNTTRNAYRQSLSASVDSSPGDFEIRFSPNGSEYGLEKTQNTKPDNKTSAQTATFSSFVADFDNVKVSSEDNAGSLNAASKLKGQQLEAEVTLLKEQLKIANLEKEEISLKFDRLSAICSSQRREIQELKQALATTSAPVPVKELKENLKAEFSPPSTSLDTPPREKIAGTPPELRQGLFTSSPGTPSPDPKPWSAFPEEPKAQAAVKSAHPRSVRTLRASQSNKAGLLNQSKTNSGADPFAFGQDSFKAVPSGTVPSEMSNLGNASQSLNTLKAEVEKDAPYQPAGWTGF, encoded by the exons ATGTGGAGACCGTTCAGGCAGCTCATGCCCAAAGAGCATTCCGGGCCTTCTGGCGGCCTCGAGGGCCGAACCATCGATGTCGGCAATGTGAAGGTGCACGTCCGGGAAGCCATTGCCGAGGGTGGGTTCTCGTGCGTGTACCTCGCCCGGGACCTGACCAACCCAGCAAAGAAGTACGCGCTCAAGCACGTCATTGCCCAGGACAAGGAGTCGCTGGACCTGGTGCAGAAGGAGATCACGGTGATGAGGGCGCTCAAGGGGCACCCGAACGTGGTCACGCTCGTTGCGCACGCCATAATGGATATGGGCCGTGGGAGGGAGGCGCTTCTGCTGATGGAGTTCTGCGAGAGATCGCTGGTTTCTGCCTTGGACACTAGAGGTACTGCAGGGTTCTATGATGAGGAGCAGGTTGCTCTCATCTTCCGGGATGTTTGCAATGCGGTGTTCGCGATGCACTGCCAGACACCACCTGTTGCTCACAG GGACCTAAAGGCCGAAAATGTGCTTCTTGGTGCTGACGGGGCTTGGAAATTATGTGATTTTGGTAGTGTATCAACAAACCATAAGTGCTTTGATAAACCAGAGGAGAGGGGCATTGAAGAAGATGTCATCAGAAAGCATACAACTCCTGCTTATAGGGCTCCTGAG ATGTGGGACTTGTACAGGAGGGAAGTTATTAGTGAGAAAGTAGATATATGG GCTCTTGGATGTCTCATGTATAGAATCTGCTACTTAAAATCAGCTTTTGGTTTAGAATCAAAGCTTCAGATCCTCAATGGGAACTATCGTATCCCTGAATTACCGAAGTACTGTTCTTCCATTACAAGTCTGATCGAAGAGATGCTTCAGTCCTCTCCAGATGCCAGACCAGACATTACACAG GTATGGTTTCGTGTTAATGAATTACTTCCTTTGGAGCTGCAAAAGGATTTACCTGATGGATCCCCATCTGGATCAGCATTTGAATTGCAAACTACTGAGGATGAAG GACCTTCTTCATCACGGTCAAGAGACAATGTGAGAAATACACCTCCGAAAGGTCCTTCCATTTTGAGGTCACAAGTTCCTGCTGAGAGTAAGGGTTCTGCAGGTGCATTTTGGTCAACTCAACATGCACAAGAACTAGCTTTTGCGGATGACAAGGGGTCAGTTCTAGATCAAGAGCCCATACATGATGGCATAGCAAAGCAACCTCAGGCAAAGAACCAGAACACAACACGGAATGCATACAGACAGTCTCTTTCTGCTTCTGTTGATAGTTCTCCTGGGGATTTTGAAATAAGGTTTTCTCCAAATGGTTCAGAATATGGCCTAGAGAAAACCCAAAACACTAAACCAGATAACAAAACCAGTGCACAGACTGCCACTTTTAGCTCCTTTGTGGCAGACTTTGATAATGTTAAGGTGAGCTCAGAGGACAATGCCGGTAGTTTAAACGCGGCAAGTAAATTGAAAGGACAACAGCTGGAGGCCGAAGTAACTTTACTCAAGGAGCAATTGAAGATAGCAAACTTAGAGAAGGAAGAAATCTCACTGAAGTTTGATAGATTGTCAGCCATTTGCTCCTCTCAGAGGCGGGAGATACAGGAACTTAAACAAGCTCTAGCCACAACTTCTGCACCAGTGCCAGTTAAGGAGTTGAAAGAAAATTTGAAGGCTGAATTCTCCCCACCCAGCACAAGCCTTGACACTCCG CCAAGGGAGAAGATTGCAGGAACCCCACCAGAGCTCCGGCAAGGTCTATTTACATCAAGTCCAGGGACACCAAGCCCAGATCCCAAGCCATGGTCCGCTTTCCCTGAAGAGCCGAAAGCTCAAGCAGCTGTAAAAAGTGCCCACCCGAGGTCGGTCCGAACTTTAAGGGCATCACAAAGCAACAAAGCCGGCTTGCTTAATCAGTCAAAAACAAACTCTGGTGCCGACCCCTTTGCCTTCGGTCAAGATAGCTTTAAGGCTGTACCTTCTGGCACCGTGCCTTCTGAGATGTCAAATTTGGGGAATGCTTCTCAGTCCCTCAACACTCTTAAGGCTGAAGTGGAGAAAGATGCACCCTACCAACCAGCTGGATGGACTGGGTTTTAA